The following are encoded in a window of Heterodontus francisci isolate sHetFra1 chromosome 2, sHetFra1.hap1, whole genome shotgun sequence genomic DNA:
- the htr5ab gene encoding 5-hydroxytryptamine (serotonin) receptor 5A, genome duplicate b yields MDLNSSSLWSNQSAALGELEPKSVSIFSILILTLLAMLVLATFLWNVLVLVTILRVRTFHRVPHNLVASMAMSDVMVAALVMPLSLVHELNGRRWRLGKVLCQVWISFDVLCCTASIWNVTAIALDRYWSITRHLEYTLKTRKKISNIMIVLTWALSAVISLSPLFGWGKTYSEQGEQCQVSQEPSYTIFSTFGAFYLPLCVVLFVYWKIYKAAKFRIGSRRTNTITPMPEVVEMKEASHQPEMVFTVRHATVMFQTYGDTWREQKEKKAALMVGILIGVFVLCWIPFFITELINPLCSCDIPPIWKSIFLWLGYSNSFFNPLIYTAFNKNYNNAFRNLFSRQQ; encoded by the exons ATGGACTTGAACAGCAGCTCACTGTGGAGCAACCAAAGCGCAGCACTGGGAGAGTTAGAGCCGAAATCTGTTTCTATTTTCAGTATCCTCATCCTGACCTTACTGGCCATGTTGGTGCTCGCTACCTTTTTGTGGAATGTCTTGGTCCTCGTTACCATCTTGCGAGTCAGGACTTTCCACCGCGTCCCTCACAACCTGGTCGCCTCCATGGCCATGTCAGATGTGATGGTCGCTGCCCTGGTTATGCCCCTCAGCCTGGTGCATGAACTGAACGGGAGGCGGTGGAGACTGGGGAAGGTCCTGTGCCAGGTCTGGATCTCCTTCGATGTCCTGTGCTGCACGGCCAGTATCTGGAACGTTACAGCCATCGCCCTGGACCGCTACTGGTCCATCACCAGGCATTTGGAATACACCCTGAAAACCAGGAAAAAGATCTCCAACATCATGATCGTGTTGACCTGGGCGCTGTCTGCcgtcatctccctctcccccctcttcgGCTGGGGGAAGACCTACTCAGAGCAGGGCGAGCAGTGTCAAGTTAGTCAAGAACCCTCTTACACCATCTTCTCCACCTTCGGAGCCTTCTACCTGCCTCTCTGCGTGGTCCTCTTTGTGTACTGGAAAATTTACAAAGCTGCAAAGTTTCGCATTGGATCCCGCCGGACCAACACGATTACTCCAATGCCCGAAGTAGTAGAG ATGAAGGAGGCGAGCCACCAGCCTGAGATGGTCTTCACTGTCCGCCATGCCACAGTCATGTTCCAGACCTACGGCGATACCTGGCGGGAGCAGAAGGAGAAGAAAGCAGCGCTGATGGTCGGCATTCTCATCGGGGTCTTCGTGCTGTGCTGGATCCCATTCTTCATCACCGAGCTCATCAACCCCCTGTGCTCATGTGACATCCCCCCGATTTGGAAGAGCATCTTCCTCTGGCTGGGATATTCCAACTCGTTTTTCAACCCACTGATCTACACGGCCTTTAACAAGAACTACAACAACGCCTTCAGAAACCTCTTCTCCAGGCAACAGTGA